CCGCGAATACCTGCAGCGCACGCTGATCGGCCTGGCCAGCAACGGGCTGCACGATCCATACCTCGACCGGCTGTGGCAGCGGCTGCAAGCGATGGACGCGGCCAACGCCCCGTTGCAGGCCGAGGACGCCACCGGCACGGGCCCGTCGCCCGATCCCTATCTCAGCGCCTGAGCCCCCTATGCTCCTCGCCCCGCACCCCGCGCTCAATCAGATCCTCGGCATCATGCTGGGCGTGGCGCTGGCACTGGGCGACATGGCGAGCGCCTGGCAGGAGCGGCACCTGCCGTCGGTCCGGGCGGCCACGCCGGCCAAGGTCGCCCCGGCCAGCGCCGGGCCCGACGCCCGCTCCGCCCGCCGCAGTGACCCCGCCGCACGCGACCGCGACCTGATCCTCGCCGCGCAGACCGGCAACACCATGGCCATCCAGTCCCTGCTGGCTGACGGCGCCAGCCTCAAGGCGCGCGATGCCGAAGGCCGCACGGCCCTGATCGCGGCGGTCTATGCGCGCATGGGCGCGGCGGCCCGCCTGCTGATCCAGGCCGGCGCCGACGTCAACCTGCAGGACAACGTCCAGAACAGCGCCTTCCTGCTGGCGGCCATCCAGGGCGACGCGGAAACCGTGCGGCTGGCGCTGTCGCACGGCGCCAACCTGCGCGCCACCAATGCCGACGGCGACACCGCGCTGATCCCGGCCGCGCGGCGCGGCTATGTGGAAGTGGTGAACGAACTGGTCAAGGCAGGCGTGCCGGTCAACGCCACCAACAACCTGGGCCTGACCGCGCTGATCGAAGCCGTGTCGATGGGCGACGGCGGCGACAAGTACGAGAAGATCGTGCAGTTGCTGCTCGACGGCGGCGCCGACCCCAACCTGCCCGACCGCGGCGGCGTCACGCCGATGCGCCATGCGCGGCAGCGCGGCTTCCACGGCATCGGTGCGCTGCTGTTCAAGGCGCGCGGACACTGAAAAAGAAGGGCCCCCCGCAGGCCCCTTTCCCTTTTTCTCTCTCGTGCCGGCCCCTCGCGATCAGGCCGCGGCGGGCTTCTGCGCCGCCGCGTTGCGCGCATTCTCCTGTTCCTGCAGCGTGCGCCACATCACCTTGCCCGTGCCGGACTTGGGCAGCGCATCGACAAACTCCACCACGCGCGGGTACTTGTACGCGGCCATGTGATCGCGCGCCCAGCCGATGATGTCGTCCTCCGTGGTCTTGCCCCGGGCATGCGCCTTGAGCACGACCACCGCCTTGACCGACTCGCCCCGGTAGGCATCGTGCGTACCGATGATGCAGGCCTCCTGGATATCGGGATGCTTGTACATCAGGCTCTCCACCTCGGCCGGCCAGACCTTGAAGCCCGAGGCGTTGATCATGCGCTTGAGGCGGTCGGTCAGGAAGAAGTAGCCCTCCTCGTCCATCCGGCCCAGGTCGCCGGTGCGGAAGAAGCGCTTGCCCTCGAACTCGATGAAGGCCTCGGCGGTGGCCTGCGGCTTGCCCCAGTAGCCGAGGAAGACCTGCGGACCGTTGACGATGATCTCGCCCACCTCGCCCGGCGGCAGTTCCTCGAGCGTCTGCGGGTCGATCACGCGCGCGTCGGTGTTGAAGAACGGCATGCCCAGGCACTGCAGCTTGGGCCGGTCCGACGGGTTGCTGTGCGTGGGCGCGATGGTCTCCGACAGGCCGTAGCCCTCCTGGTACAGCAGGTTGAATTCCTTCTGCAGGCGCTCGGCCACCGCCTGCGGCATGGCCGCGCCGCCGCCGCCGATGTAGGCCAGGCTGGACAGGTCGAACTCCGCCAGTTGGGGGCTCGCCAGGAAATCGATCACCATGGTCGGGATGTTGGTCCAGTGCGTGACCTTGTAGCGCGAGATCAAGCGCCCGGCCACCTCGCGGTCCCAGCGCGGCAGCATCACCACGGTGGAGCCCATGTAGATCGGCGCGTTCATGCCGTACTGCATGCCGGTCACGTGGAACAGCGGAATGATCGACAGGCTCACGCCCTCCATCGTGGTCTGCGACCACAGCGAGCCGCCCACGACGTTGTGCATGACGGTGCGGTGCGGATGCATGCAGCCCTTCGGGAAGCCCGTGGTGCCCGAGGTGTACGGCATCACGGCCAGATCGTCCGGCCCCGCGGTATGCGGGCCGGGCGCCAAGCGCCGCGCAAGCGCATCCTTCCATGCGACCGCGCCGGGCTGCGGCGGATGCTGCGCGGTCAGCCAGGCGGGCGGCGCGTCTTCGGGGTAGGCGCACGTGGCCGGCAACGCATCGGCATAGGCCGTGGCGAGCAGGTGCCGCACGCGCTGTGCTTCGGGCAAGTCGGCGCTGGCGGCCGTCACGTTGGCGGCGAGCTCATCGCTGCAGATGACCACGCCGGCGCCGGCATCGGTGATGTAGTGCTTGAACTCCTCGGCCCGGTTCATCGGGTTGACCGGCACCACCACCGCATCGGCGCGCAGGATGCCGTAATACGCGGCGACGAACTGCGGGCAGTTCTGCATGTACAGCAGCACGCGGTCGCCCTTGCGCACGCCCGCCACCTGCTGCAGCCAGCCGGCCACGGCCAGCGCATCGTCATGCAGTTCGCGATAGCGGAGATGGCCGCCGTAGAACACGATCGCGTCCTTGTCCGGATAGCGCCGCGCCGACACTTCCAGGTTGAACCACAGGCTGGTCTGCGGCGCGGTGAGATGGGTCGGCAAGCGCCGGGGCCAGAACGGGAAGTGCGGTCGTGTCATGCCGTGTCTCCGGAAGTGTTTCTTTTTGTCCCTTTGTTTTACCGGATGGTATCTGAACGATCGTTCGATTTTCAACCGTTGTCGCGGCATGGATTCGCGCCATGGGAAAACGCGCCGGCAGGCCCCAAGTAGAATGCAGGACACCCCGCCGGCACGCGTCGTGCCGGCCGCTTTTTTTCCTGGAGAACCCCGCCGATGAGCGACGTCACCTCGCAGAATTTCACGCAAGAAGTGATCGAAACATCTCGCCAAGTCCCGGTGCTGGTCGATTTCTGGGCGCCATGGTGCGGCCCCTGCCGCACCCTCGGCCCGATGCTGGAAAAGCTGGAGCACGAATACGCCGGCAAGTGGAAGCTCGCCAAAGTCAATTCGGACGAGAACCCCGAGCTGTCGGCGCACTTCAACGTGCGCAGCATTCCCTTCGTGGTGGCCTTCGCGGACGGCAAGCCGGTCGACCAGTTCGTCGGCGTGCTGCCGGAAGCGCAGTTGCGCGCATTCCTCGACCGCGTGATCCCGCAGCCGGCCGAAGTGGCCTACCGCGAAGGCTTGGCCGCGCACCAGGCGAACGAGATCGCGCACGCGCGCGAGGCCTTCCAGAACGCGCTGGCCTATGACCCCGGTTTCGATGCGGCGCGGTTCGCCCTGATCGACCTGCTGCTCGACATCGGCGACGTGCGCGCCGCGCAAAGCGAATTCGCGCTGCTGTCGCCCAAAGCGCCGCAGGACGAGCGCCATGCCCCGCTGCAGACCCGCCTCAAGGCCGCGGAACACGCCGGCGCCCTGCCCGATGCCGAGGCACTGCGCCAGCGCATCGCCGCCGCGCCGGACGACCTGCAGGCCCGCCTGGACCTCGCACAGCAGTACATCGCCCGCCAGAACTACGAGGACGCGCTCGAACAGTTGCTCGCCATCGTCGAGCGCGACCGCGCGTTCCGCGACGACATCGGCCGCAAGACCATGGTGTCGGTGTTTGATCTGATGCGCGATCCGCAGGCGGTCTCGCTCTGGCGCCGGCAGTTGGCGTCCAAGCTGAATTGAGGGCACCGATGCGACTGGTCTACGTTGCCGATCCGATGTGCTCGTGGTGCTACGGCTTCGGCCCGCAGCTGGCGGACCTGCGCGCGCGGCTGGCCGACACGCTGGGCACGCCGGTGCCGCTCACCCTCATCACCGGCGGCCTGCGCCCCGGCCAGCGCGAGCCGCTGGCCGCGGCCAAGCGCGACGAGATCCTGCACCACTGGCACGCTGTCGCCGAGCGCAGCGGCATGCCGTTCAGTCACGCACCCGATGCCGCCATGCGCCGGGACGGCTTCGTCTACGATACCGAGCCCGCCTGCCGCGCCGTGGTGATGGCGCGCGAGCACTGGGGCGAAACGGACGAGCGTGTGCTGGCCTGCTTCCACGCCATCCAGCAGGCCTTCTACGCCGAGGGCCGCGATACGACCCGCCCCGAAGTCCTGCGCGAGATCGCCATTGCCGGTGGTCTGCCGGCGGACCATGTCGACGCGGTCTTCGATTCCGAAGCGCTACGCAGCGAAACGCGGGAAGACTTCCGCCTGTCGCGCCGCTGGGGCATCACCGGCTTCCCCAGCCTGCTGGCCGAACAGGACGGCACGCTGTACCAGATCGGACGCGGCTACGCGCCGTCGGTGGCGCTGTACGCGCGCGCCGTGGAAGTGCTCGCGCAGCACCCCGCGCCCGACGCCGGCTAACAGGTTTGCCCGGCATCAAACCGTGCGGCCGGGGCCGTCCGCTAAGCTGACGGCCTCGTTCACACCGCCCGCCCGACGTCCGCCATGCCCGTGATCCAATGGTCCGAAGCGCTCCATCTCGGAGACGCCGCCACCGACGCCAACCACGCGGCGTTCTGCACCCTGCTCAACGCCGTCGCCGATGCGTCGGATGCCGACTTCCTGCCGGCGCTCGATGCCTTCATCACCCACACCGAGGCCCATTTCGCCGAAGAGAACGCCTGGATGGAGGCCTCGGCGTTTCCCCCGCTGCACTGCCACCGCAACGAGCACGACAACGTGCTGGCACTGTGCCGCGAAGTCCGCCGGCGCGCCGCCGACGGCGACATGGCGCTGGGCCGCAGGCTGATCGCTGAACTACCCGCCTGGTTCGCCGACCACGTGGACGTGATGGACCGGATGATGACGACCTGGCTCGCGCAGCAGGGCTCCGACGCCCGCGCGAAAGCCGCGGCCTGAGCGGCATCGCGCAAAGATCACGCCGCCGAGCATCCCCACCAGGGATGCTCCGTTCGCCCCGCACTTCCCTGTCATCGAGGCCGCCCTCGCCGCACCCCCGCAACGCAAGGGGACAAGCCGCCCGGCCCGCGCCGACAACCCGTCACGACGCCGGCACGGGCCTTAGCTTTTTTGCAGCGTGGTCATCAAATAATCCAATTTCCCAGCGCAACATGAAAAGCATTACTCTGCGCTGACGATGATTGACCCTCGAACTGCGCCGGCTGGTACGGACGCAGGTGCCCACAGGAGAACGCACATGACGACGGAAGCAAAGTGTCCTTTCAAGCATGCCGCCACGGGCGGCGTGTCGAACCGTGACTGGTGGCCCAATCAACTGAACCTGAAGATCCTGCACCAGCATTCGTCCCTGTCCGACCCGATGGACAAGGACTTCAACTACGCGCAAGCCTTCAAGCGTCTCGACCTGGCCGCGGTGAAGCAAGACCTGCTGGCGCTGATGACCGACTCGCAAGACTGGTGGCCGGCGGACTTCGGCCACTACGGCCCGCTGTTCATCCGCATGGCGTGGCACAGCGCCGGCACGTATCGCACCGGCGACGGCCGCGGCGGTGCCGGTGCCGGCCAGCAGCGTTTCGCGCCGCTCAACAGCTGGCCCGACAACGCCAACCTCGACAAGGCGCGCCGGCTGCTGTGGCCGATCAAGCAGAAGTACGGCCGGAACATCTCCTGGGCCGACCTCATGATCCTCTCGGGCAACGTCGCGCTGGAGTCGATGGGCTTCAAGACCTTCGGCTTCGCCGGCGGGCGCAAGGATGTCTGGGAACCGGAAGAGGACGTCTACTGGGGTTCCGAAACCACCTGGCTGGGCGACCAGCGCTACACCGGCGAGCGCGATCTCGAAAACCCGCTCGCGGCCGTCCAGATGGGCCTGATCTACGTCAACCCGGAAGGCCCGAACGGCAACCCCGATCCGATCGCGGCGGCCCGGGACATCCGCGAGACGTTCGCCCGCATGGCGATGGACGACGAAGAGACCGTCGCGCTCATCGCGGGTGGCCACACCTTCGGCAAGACCCACGGCGCCGGCCCGGCTTCGCACGTCGGACCGGAGCCCGAAGCGGCTGGCCTCGATGAACAGGGCCTCGGCTGGAAGAGCAGCTTCGGCAGCGGCAAAGGCGGTGACGCGATCACCAGCGGTCTGGAAGTGACCTGGACCACCACGCCGACGCAGTGGAGCAACAACTTCTTCGAGAACCTGTTCGGCTACGAATGGGAGCTGACCAAGAGCCCGGCCGGTGCGCACCAGTGGGTCGCCAAGGGTGCCGGCGCGACCATTCCGGACGCCCATGACCCGTCCGGGAAGCATCTGCCGACCATGCTGACCACGGATCTTTCGCTGCGCTTCGATCCGGCCTACGAAAAGATCTCGCGGCGCTTCTACGAGCATCCGGACCAGTTCGCCGACGCGTTCGCGCGGGCGTGGTTCAAGCTGACCCACCGCGACATGGGTCCGCGTGCGCGCTATCTCGGCCCGGAAGTGCCGGCGGAAGCGCTCATCTGGCAAGACCCGATCCCCGCCGTGGACCACAAGCTGATCGACGCGCAGGACATCGCCGCCCTCAAGGGCAAGGTCCTCGCTTCGGGGCTGTCGGTCTCGCAACTGGTGTCGACCGCCTGGGCGTCGGCGTCCACCTTCCGCGGCTCCGACATGCGCGGCGGCGCCAATGGTGCACGCATCCGCCTGGCACCGCAGAAGGATTGGGAAGTCAACCAGCCGGCCCAGTTGGCGAAGGTGCTGGAGACGCTCGAGGGCATCCGGGCCGAATTCAACCGCGCCCAGTCCGGCGGCAAGCAAGTCTCGCTCGCCGACCTGATCGTGCTGGCCGGCTGCGCCGGCGTCGAGCAGGCGGCGAAGAACGCCGGCCATGCGGTGCAGGTGCCGTTCACGCCCGGGCGCATGGATGCCTCGCAGGCGCAGACCGACGTGACGTCCTTCGCCGTGCTCGAGCCGATCGCCGACGGCTTCCGCAACTACCAGAAGGGCCGGTACACCATCCCGGCCGAGGCCCTGCTGGTCGACAAGGCGCAATTGCTGACGCTGACCGCGCCGGAAATGACGGCCCTCGTGGGCGGCATGCGTGTACTGGGCACCAACCTCGGACAGAGCGGGCACGGTGTCCTGACCCAGCGGCCGGGGTCGCTGACCAACGACTTCTTCGTGAACCTGCTCGACATGGGCACGGAGTGGAAAGCCGCGCCGGACGCCAAGGACGTGTTCGAAGGCCGCGACCGCGCGACGGGCGAACTCAAGTGGACCGGCACCCGGGTCGATCTCGTCTTCGGTTCGAACTCGCAGTTGCGGGCCCTGGCCGAGGTCTACGGCAGCGCCGATGCGCAGGAGAAGTTTGTCCGTGACTTCGTCGCGGTCTGGAACAAGGTGATGAACCTCGACCGCTTCGAGCAAGCGTAATCACGGAAGACGGGCCTCCAGGACGCGAGGCCCCGGGCAGTACCAGGAACGGCCGGTCGCGGGATCGGCCGTTCTTGTTTCCGGCCCGCCGGCGGACCTCACACGGCAGCGATCGCGCGCAGCGCTGTCGACGCCGCCACCATGCCGAACACCGCCGTCACGCAGACGGACGAGCCGAAGCCCGCGCAGGCCAGCCCCTGCGGCCCGCTCGACGGCTGCGCGGCCGGCGGCGCGTTGACCACCTCGATCTCCCCCGCCGCCGCCAGATCGTCGATGCCCGCGTGGCTCGACTCGGCCGGCACCTCCACCGCGCAGGCCTGCTGCTCCGGTTCCGGATAGCGCAGCGGCTCGTCCGAATACACCGCATCGATGCCGAAGCGCGCCTTCGGATCGCGCGGGAAACCATGCTGGCGACGCAGGTTGCCGCGCACCTTGGCGAGCAGCGGATCCTGGATGGTGCGCGCGAGATCGGCCACGCGGATGCGCGTCGGGTCCAGTTGCCCGCCGGCCGCGCCGCAGGTCACCACGCGCATGCCGATGCGCTTGCAGAAGGCCACGATGGCGGTCTTGACCTTGACCGCATCGATAGCGTCGACCACGTAGTCGAACGGATGGCCGAGCAGCGCATCGACATTCTCGACGGTGACGAAATCGTCGATGCGGCTGATCTCGGCACGCGGATTGATCTCGGCGATGCGATCGGCCATCGCATCCACCTTGGCCCGGCCGTAAGCGTCACCGAGCGCGTGGATCTGGCGGTTGGTGTTGGAGACCGCGATGTGATCGAGGTCGATCAGCGTCAGCCTGCCGACACCGCACCGCGCGAGCGCCTCGGCCGCCCACGAACCGACGCCGCCGACGCCTACCACACAGACGTGCGCCGCGGCAAAGCGCTCCAGGGCCCGCGGGCCATACAGGCGTGCGACACCGCCGAAGCGGCGCGCATATTCGTCGTCCAGGACGGGGGGATGCGCGGGCGCGCTGATTGCTACGTGACTCATGACACAATGGATTTCGGGACTGCGCCAAACTATATAACAACGGGCACTGTCCGAAACGCTGCACCACGCCAATCAGAACGCCATGCGCACCTCCACCAGAGTCATCCTCGGACTGGTCATCACACCCGTCGTCATCATGGCGGCGGCGGTCGTCTTCGTGCTGACGTTCGACTGGAGCCGCGCCAAGCCCTATCTCAACGACCACGTGTCGCAGGCTATCGGGCGCCCCTTCGCCATCAACGGCGACCTGTCGCTCACATGGAAGAAGCCCGAGGGCGAATCCGGCTGGCGCACCTATGTGCCGTGGCCGAGGCTGATCGCCAACGACATCACCATCGGCAACCCCGACTGGACGCGCCGGCCGCACGCGGCCACCGTGCAGCGGCTGACCTTCGTGCTGGAAGCCCTGCCGCTGCTGGCGCACCGCATCGTCGTCCCGAGCGTCACGCTCGATACGCCGGTGGTCGCACTGGAGCGCGACAACCAGAACCGCAACAACTGGACCTTCCACCTCGGCACGCAAGACAACAAACCCTCGGACTGGAAGCTGGAGCTGCGCGAGATCGCCTTCAGCAAGGGCTCGGTGCAGTTGGATGACGACATCAAGCGCATCCACCTGGCCGCCACCGTCGACACGGTCGACAACCAGACGCTCTACACCGCCGCCAACGGCACCGCCATCAGCGGCAGCGAGCAGCCGCCGGTGGTGCCGACCGCCTCCGGCGCGGCCGCTTCCGGGGCCGCCGCCAAGGCCCCCTTCGCAGCAGCCCCGCAGCAGCCCTACGGCCTCGCCTGGACCGTCAAGGGCACCTACAACAACGCCGCCATCCACGGCGGCGGCAAGGCCGGCGGCGTGCTGCGGCTGCAGGATGCGCACCGGCCGTATCCGCTGCAGGCCGACGTAACGGTTGGCAAGACCCGCATCGACCTGGCGGGCACACTCACCAATCCGGCCAGCCTGACCGCGCTGGACCTGCGGCTGCACCTGTCCGGCGCGAGCATGGCCCACCTGTATCCGCTGACCGGTGTGGTGCTGCCCGATACGCCGCCGTTCGACACGCGCGGCCGACTGATCGGCGAGCTGCGCAGGCAGGGCTCGAGCTGGCGCTACGAGAAGTTCACCGGCCGCGTGGGCGGCTCCGACCTGGGCGGCACACTGACCTTCGCCATGCGCCCGGAGCCGGGGCAGCGCCCGCAACTGACCGGCGAGCTGGTCTCGCATCAACTGCTGTTCGCCGACCTGGCCCCGATCATCGGCGCCGACTCCAACGCCAGCAAGCAGCGCCGCGACGAGCCCGTGCGCCAGCCGGCCGACAAGGTGCTGCCGGTCGAGCCGTTCCGCACCGACCGCTGGAACGCCATCGTCGCCGACGTGAAGTTCACCGGCGAGCGCATCGTGCGCACCACCGACCTGCCGATCGACCATCTCGTCACCCACATCAAGCTGCAGGACGCGGTGCTGACACTGGACCCGCTGAACTTCGGCGTCGCGGGCGGCACGCTCACCTCCAACCTCCAGCTCGACGGCAAGTCCGCGCCGATGCAGGCGCGCGCGGCACTGGCGGCGCGGCACTTCAAGATCCGGCAACTGTTCCCGAACATCGAGTCGATGCACGCCAGCGTCGGCGAGATCAACGGCGACGCGCGGCTGTCGGCCACCGGCAACTCGGTCGCCGCGCTGCTGGGCTCGTCCAACGGCGAGCTGAAGATCCTGGTCGAGCAAGGCACCGTCAGCAAGTTCATCCTGGAAGCGATGGGCCTGAACGTCGGCAACGTGATCCTGACCAAGCTGTTCGGCGACAAGCAGGTCAGCATCAACTGCGCGGCCGGCGACTTCGCGGTGAGCAACGGGTTGGCGCAGGCGCGCACCTTCGTGGTCGACACGCAGGACGCGGTGATCGATGTGACCGGCGCCACCAGCTTCAAGCAGGAGACGCTGGACTTCACCATCCACCCGGATTCGAAGGGGCTGCGGGTGTTCTCGCTGCGCACGCCGCTGTACGTGAAGGGCACATACAAGCAACCGGATGTGTCCGTCAATCCGGCCGTGGTGGCGCTGCGCGCCGGCGGCGCGGTGGCACTGGCCTTCGCGGCGCCGGTGGCGGCCGTGCTGCCGGTGCTCGAACTCAAGCCCGCGCCCGACAGCCCGTGCGGCAAGCTGCTGGCCGACGTGCGCCAGCGGCCCACTGCGCCGCCGCCGGGCACGGTCTACCGCAACGGCAAGAGCGGCCGCACGGCGGACGGCTCGCCCAAGACCTCGGCGGCCGCGGCCGCCACGCCGGCGCAGCGACCGGCGCAGCCTTCGCGCGACGCGGCCACGACGGGCGGCTAGCCGCGCCCCGCATGGCCCGTCACTACGGCAGCCGCCGCTTGGCGATCGACTCCGCCGTCAGCACGGGCGTCGCCGGATCGCCGAACGGCTTCGTCACGTGATTGGCCAGCGCCGCGAGTGCGCGTCCGACCACTGGTGCCCGAACGCGGGCATGCCGATGTGCCGGTCGCCCGCTTTACGCTCGATGCCGTTCAGCATCACCTGCACAAGATTGCGCGTGTCGCGTGCGCCGGACGGTGGAGTTGTGCGGCAGCGGCGGATAGCAGCCGTCCGCGCTCACCCCAGCGCAAGCGGAACCGGTGCCTCCGGCCACGCTCAGTAGCGCATCCCGAAGCCGCGCGCGTACCGCAGTGAACCCAGCGTGCCGTCCGAATTCACCTCGTACACCGAAACCGGCAGACGGCCCAGCGGCGAGCGCACGCCGGCCAGCGCATCGACCAGCGCCGGCATCGACGGACCGCGCCAGACGCCATTGTCATAGCCGTAGTACGCATAGGTGGCGACCGTCGCGTCGGCCACGTCGTCGAACGAAGGCACATCGTACGGCGCGCGCAGCGATACATGGATGACGGTCTTGCCCTTCGCCTTGGCATACTCCATCGCGTAGCGCATCTGCTGCGCTTCGCTGGGCGCGGCGATCTGCTGCGTGCGCAGCGCCCCGGACACCACCGGCCCGTCTTCCTCGACGTTGAAGACCAGCGAGCCTTGCCCCTGCGCGATGGCCTCGGGGCGCTTGGCCGCCGTGGCGCGCGATGCCGGATCGCCGGCGGGCCGCGCGGCGCGCGCTTGCACCGCGGCGGTGTTCGTCCGCGCATCGGCTGCGCGCGGATCGCCGTTGCGCTCGACCGGCGAAGGGCCGCTCGACAGGGTCCCGAGAATCACGATGTCGGCCGCATCGATCAGCCGCTGCTGCTCGGCCCAGGACGTTTCCGCCAGCTTCGCGCCGGTCACCGAACCGTAGCCGAGTTCGGCGAAGCGCCGGCGCATCCCCTGGGCCTGCTCGCCCCAGGGCGTCATGATGAAGACCGGCCGTTGCGGCGCGTTCAGCGGCAGCGTCGCGCTGCGATTGCGCAAGAGCGTGATCGATGCCTGCGCAATGCGCTGCTCGACCGCCCGATGGCTGGGGCTGCCGATCGACACGGCCGCGGACGTCCGCGGCCGCGGCCGCGGCGCGTTCGGTACGATCCCGTAGCGCAGCTTCATCTGTACGATGCGCGCGACCGACGCATCCAGTTCGGCCCGGCTCAGCGTGCCGGCATCCAGCGCCGCCACGACGCGATCGATCAGCGCACCGAGCCGGCCGGCCTGGTCGGCTGTGCGGAACTCGACGGGCATCAGCGCGATGTCGACATCGGCGCGGAACAGATTGATCACCGCCTGACCTGGATCGAAGTGGTTCGCGATCGCATCCATGTCGAGCGCATCGGAGACCGTCACGCCGCGGTAGCCCAGCTCGCCGCGCAGCAGGTCGTGCTGGATCTTGCGCGACATGGTGGCCGGCACGAGGATGGACTCGCCGGTGCGCGTCGCGATCCGGGTTGCGTCGAGCGACGGATACTGGATATGCGCGGTCATGATCATCTCCGGCGCTTCGCCCAGGTCGATCGAAGCGCGATACGGCGCGAGATCGGTCGCGTACGCGTCGGCACGCGACTTGTCCACGCGCGGCAGCCCATAGTGCGAATCGGTTGCCGCATCCCCGTGGCCCGGGAAGTGCTTGAAGGCGCTGATGACGCCCGCGTGGGCCATGCCGCGCGCCATATCGCGGCCGAGCAGGCCGACCATGTCCGGATCATCGCCGTAGGCACGCACGTTGATGACGGGATTCAGCGGATTGCTGTTGACGTCGACCACCGGCGCAAAGTTGACGTTCATGCCGACCGCCGCCAATTCGGAGGCAAGCACGTGTCCTTGGCCGTAGGCGAGTGCCGCGTCGGCGGTCCCCAGGTATGCGGCCCCGAGCGCCATGCTCCCGGGGAACGACGTCGCACTGCCGCGCGGCAACCGGAACACGTTGCCGCCCTCCTCGTCGACGCCGATCAGCATGCCGACCGGCGCCGCCGCAGCGATCTGCGCCGTCAGGCGGTTGATCTGATCGATCGACACCAAGTTGTTCGCGAACAGGATCACGCCGCCGATACGGTGATCGCGCAGCGCGCCGGCGGCGGCGTCCGGCAGCACCGTCATGCGGTCCGTGCAGTTGGCATTGGCCGGCGGCTCGCACCAGTAGCGGAGCGCCATCATGATCTTCTGCCCGATCTTGTCGCGCGTCGACATCTGCCCGACGATCTGCTGCGCCTGCGCCTTCAACTGCGTGTCGCCGGCGGTTTCATCGCCGGGCGAGCACGCGGCCAAC
The sequence above is drawn from the Ralstonia solanacearum K60 genome and encodes:
- a CDS encoding bacteriohemerythrin, which encodes MPVIQWSEALHLGDAATDANHAAFCTLLNAVADASDADFLPALDAFITHTEAHFAEENAWMEASAFPPLHCHRNEHDNVLALCREVRRRAADGDMALGRRLIAELPAWFADHVDVMDRMMTTWLAQQGSDARAKAAA
- a CDS encoding DsbA family protein, with protein sequence MRLVYVADPMCSWCYGFGPQLADLRARLADTLGTPVPLTLITGGLRPGQREPLAAAKRDEILHHWHAVAERSGMPFSHAPDAAMRRDGFVYDTEPACRAVVMAREHWGETDERVLACFHAIQQAFYAEGRDTTRPEVLREIAIAGGLPADHVDAVFDSEALRSETREDFRLSRRWGITGFPSLLAEQDGTLYQIGRGYAPSVALYARAVEVLAQHPAPDAG
- the tcdA gene encoding tRNA cyclic N6-threonylcarbamoyladenosine(37) synthase TcdA, which translates into the protein MSHVAISAPAHPPVLDDEYARRFGGVARLYGPRALERFAAAHVCVVGVGGVGSWAAEALARCGVGRLTLIDLDHIAVSNTNRQIHALGDAYGRAKVDAMADRIAEINPRAEISRIDDFVTVENVDALLGHPFDYVVDAIDAVKVKTAIVAFCKRIGMRVVTCGAAGGQLDPTRIRVADLARTIQDPLLAKVRGNLRRQHGFPRDPKARFGIDAVYSDEPLRYPEPEQQACAVEVPAESSHAGIDDLAAAGEIEVVNAPPAAQPSSGPQGLACAGFGSSVCVTAVFGMVAASTALRAIAAV
- a CDS encoding long-chain fatty acid--CoA ligase; this translates as MTRPHFPFWPRRLPTHLTAPQTSLWFNLEVSARRYPDKDAIVFYGGHLRYRELHDDALAVAGWLQQVAGVRKGDRVLLYMQNCPQFVAAYYGILRADAVVVPVNPMNRAEEFKHYITDAGAGVVICSDELAANVTAASADLPEAQRVRHLLATAYADALPATCAYPEDAPPAWLTAQHPPQPGAVAWKDALARRLAPGPHTAGPDDLAVMPYTSGTTGFPKGCMHPHRTVMHNVVGGSLWSQTTMEGVSLSIIPLFHVTGMQYGMNAPIYMGSTVVMLPRWDREVAGRLISRYKVTHWTNIPTMVIDFLASPQLAEFDLSSLAYIGGGGAAMPQAVAERLQKEFNLLYQEGYGLSETIAPTHSNPSDRPKLQCLGMPFFNTDARVIDPQTLEELPPGEVGEIIVNGPQVFLGYWGKPQATAEAFIEFEGKRFFRTGDLGRMDEEGYFFLTDRLKRMINASGFKVWPAEVESLMYKHPDIQEACIIGTHDAYRGESVKAVVVLKAHARGKTTEDDIIGWARDHMAAYKYPRVVEFVDALPKSGTGKVMWRTLQEQENARNAAAQKPAAA
- the trxA gene encoding thioredoxin, coding for MSDVTSQNFTQEVIETSRQVPVLVDFWAPWCGPCRTLGPMLEKLEHEYAGKWKLAKVNSDENPELSAHFNVRSIPFVVAFADGKPVDQFVGVLPEAQLRAFLDRVIPQPAEVAYREGLAAHQANEIAHAREAFQNALAYDPGFDAARFALIDLLLDIGDVRAAQSEFALLSPKAPQDERHAPLQTRLKAAEHAGALPDAEALRQRIAAAPDDLQARLDLAQQYIARQNYEDALEQLLAIVERDRAFRDDIGRKTMVSVFDLMRDPQAVSLWRRQLASKLN
- the katG gene encoding catalase/peroxidase HPI — translated: MTTEAKCPFKHAATGGVSNRDWWPNQLNLKILHQHSSLSDPMDKDFNYAQAFKRLDLAAVKQDLLALMTDSQDWWPADFGHYGPLFIRMAWHSAGTYRTGDGRGGAGAGQQRFAPLNSWPDNANLDKARRLLWPIKQKYGRNISWADLMILSGNVALESMGFKTFGFAGGRKDVWEPEEDVYWGSETTWLGDQRYTGERDLENPLAAVQMGLIYVNPEGPNGNPDPIAAARDIRETFARMAMDDEETVALIAGGHTFGKTHGAGPASHVGPEPEAAGLDEQGLGWKSSFGSGKGGDAITSGLEVTWTTTPTQWSNNFFENLFGYEWELTKSPAGAHQWVAKGAGATIPDAHDPSGKHLPTMLTTDLSLRFDPAYEKISRRFYEHPDQFADAFARAWFKLTHRDMGPRARYLGPEVPAEALIWQDPIPAVDHKLIDAQDIAALKGKVLASGLSVSQLVSTAWASASTFRGSDMRGGANGARIRLAPQKDWEVNQPAQLAKVLETLEGIRAEFNRAQSGGKQVSLADLIVLAGCAGVEQAAKNAGHAVQVPFTPGRMDASQAQTDVTSFAVLEPIADGFRNYQKGRYTIPAEALLVDKAQLLTLTAPEMTALVGGMRVLGTNLGQSGHGVLTQRPGSLTNDFFVNLLDMGTEWKAAPDAKDVFEGRDRATGELKWTGTRVDLVFGSNSQLRALAEVYGSADAQEKFVRDFVAVWNKVMNLDRFEQA
- a CDS encoding ankyrin repeat domain-containing protein encodes the protein MLLAPHPALNQILGIMLGVALALGDMASAWQERHLPSVRAATPAKVAPASAGPDARSARRSDPAARDRDLILAAQTGNTMAIQSLLADGASLKARDAEGRTALIAAVYARMGAAARLLIQAGADVNLQDNVQNSAFLLAAIQGDAETVRLALSHGANLRATNADGDTALIPAARRGYVEVVNELVKAGVPVNATNNLGLTALIEAVSMGDGGDKYEKIVQLLLDGGADPNLPDRGGVTPMRHARQRGFHGIGALLFKARGH